TTATATGGATGGAGCCAGCTTACAAATATATGGGCTCTAACTGCACTGGAAAATTCCATCATGGTCATTGTAACATCGGGGATGTTTTTGTTTAGATAAGTACCCTGGTGACATGATATTTTTATGGGCATCTCATTTAGAAGCATAAGTATGATTGATATGTCATGAGGGGCAAAGCTCCATAAAATATTTTCTTCTGTTCTAAATTTCCCCAAATTCAGACGATTTGAATATATATATTGTATTTGACCTAATTCTCCGTGATTTATCATTTGCTTCAGTTTCTTTATTGCAGGATGATAATGGAGAATGTGTCCCACCATTAATATATTCTTATTTTCGCTTGCTATTTTAACAAGTTCTTTTCCTTCGTTGACATCAAGTGAAAGAGGCTTTTCAACAAAGACATCTTTCCCACATTTCAAAGCTTCTTTAACCATTTTGTAATGTAAAATTGCAGGGGTAGAAATAACAACTCCTTTTATCTCATTATCTTCGATAATATCTTGAAATGAAGTAGTTGTCTTAACTTCAGGATACTTTAATTTGTACTCATTTAGCATAACCTCATCCAAATCACAAATAGTTTTAAGGGCATTTAAGTCATGAAAATTTCTGACTAAATTTTTTCCCCAATAACCACTACCAACAACTGCAATTTTTGTTTTCATAAGCATAACCTTTATATTTTGAGTATTATGAATGATATGATCTTCATTAATCTGATATCTATAATTTGCTCTTTAATATGTTGATAATTCAAATTGCTATTGTAAATCTTCTTAACACTTTTAATATATAATCATATTCTTATTATTCACAAATAATGAGATTATAGATTCTAAATTGAAGATATTACTAACAATGAAAAACTAAATTGTTAGCCTTTCCTCCACATATTATCCAAGAAAATTATTTGAGTTTATAATTTTTTAACAATCTGAAACCAAAGATTTTGTATAGAAAAATTTTCCACTAGGTGTTTTTGGTATTTCTAAAACACAATTCCATTCAATATTGCAATTTTGACCCATTACCAATTTTATTTTTTCAATTATATTCTTTTTTGCAGTTTCATTCAATAAATCGGTTACAACTAAAATTTGCACATCTCTATAATCTCTTTGTATAAACTGAAATTGACTAATTGAACCTTGACTGCAATATAGGCCAATTAGGTGTATAAAATATTCTCCAGCAATTACAGTTCCATCTTCCAAGATGAAATGTTCAGTGATTCTACCATCAACTTTTTTTAGTGTTGGCAATACGCTTCCACATTTACATTTTTTAGGCCCTAAAGTTGCCATATCGCCATTTTGATATCTTAAAAGAGGCATAGAATAGTTAAAAAGATTTGTAATGATAACTTTTCCTGTTTTTGATGTTGAAACGGGTTTGTTGTTTTTATCAACAATTTCTATCAGATTAGGAGGAAGTATATGCATTAAACCTTCTTTACATTCACCTGCTAAATTACTTACTTCTCTAGAACCATAAAAATCAAATATTTTTGTTCCAAATGTTTCTTCTATTAATTTTCTCATTTCACTATTTAAGGTTTCTGCCGAACCTACAAGCACTTTAGGTGAGTAAATCTTGGTTTTTTTTCTTTGAATATGTTTACATAATTCATATAAAGAACCAGAATAACCTCTTATAATATCCGGTTTGTAAGAGTTTATTTTTTTAATATATTTATCCATGTCTTCAGTTGACATCTTATAACTGTTCAAAATAATTGTGTTAGTTATCCAATTAAACATTTTAGATTTTAATCCGATATTTCCTTTAAAAACATCTCTTTCAGATCCCCAAATAATTATCTTTTTTACATAGGGCTCCTCAATGTTCAAGATATTCTTATAATAATAGTAATTTGAGGCAGATGCATATTCAGAATAACGATAATCTTGAATAAATCTTATAGGTTCTCCGGTAGAACCTCCAGAATAGTTATAACGCCATTTTCTTTCATTATAGTCTTTAGAAATCAACTTTTTTTCATTATTTCTTATATTTTCTTTGTTGAGAATGGTTAAATTATTAAATTTATTTAAATCAACTTCTCTTCCGTTTGATAAGCTTATTTCATTAAAAATATTTTTGTAATAAGGAACATTATTATAAGAATGTAAAATTAAATTTTTAAGAGATTTGTCTCTAAATGTGATTAAGTCCTCTTGTGATTTAATATTATTAATCTCTTGGTATGTATTATCCGAAAAATTCCCTAAAGTGTTTTTCAACGTTTTGTAGATGAATGTTTTAACCATACAAATCTTTTTTTTATTTCAATTATTAAAATATTTCATTTAATAGCATAATTGATTTTCATCAATTAAAATTCAATATAATTATAATCAATTTTAATATTTATTATAAATTTTTTCAAGAATAGATAGCAACAATTCACGGTGAGATTCACATCTAATCAAGTTTAATTTTGTACTCACTGAATTTTTTGAAATAAAAACTTTAACAGGTATTATCTTTGAAAAAATCCCAATTAATAAATTTTTTGGTAAATAATTAAAAATCAAAATATTCTTTTCTTGAACAGCACAAAAATTATTCCACTCTTTTTCGTATTTAATTTGATCATTTAAATTTGATTTATAATTCTCTATTTTTTCAATAAAGATTTTTTTTTCTTTATCTTCAAGTATTTTAACACCCCCCTCTTCTATGGACTGACGATATGGAATAAGATTTAATGATTTTAATTTTTTGTTTTCTACATTAAAGTCCATAAGAACTGCGTAACCCTCGCACCAACCGGGTAATGGATTAATCTTGTCAAAAATAATATTTCCTAAGCTATAAATAATTGGTTTATCTTTATAGAATTCGTATGCCCCGGGAACATGAGGGTGATGACAAATAATTCCATCAACACCACAATCTATAAAATATTGGCAGACTTTTCTTAAACCCGGACGTGGATATTGGAAATATTCATTTCCGCCGTGTATTGTAACAAACACAAGATCAGAATCTTTCTGAGCTTTTTTAATTTGATAAGTAGTATCAATGGGATCTAATGGTGCAGCACCAGCAGTTAAATTGTTGGCAATACAGAATTCGTGTTCTGCAACAGCAACTATTGCTATTTTGATACCCTTTCTTTTGATAATAAGTGGTTTTTGTGCATCTTCAATATTCTTGCCAACACCAACATATTTCAAATTATATTTTTTGCATGATTTTATCGTTTCTAGAAGACCGCCCTCGCCATGATCATTTATATGGTTATTAGCCAAACCAATAACGTCGAATCCTGCTTGTGATAATGATTTTAAACACTTAGGATTGACTTTTATCACTGGACCACTTTTCAAAATAGGATTATTTACATTACACGCTGGTGCTTCTAAGTTTATGAATGATATGTCAGCTTTATTAATATCTTTAACAAGTTCTCCAAACACGTCTGAACCTTTCTTAATAACCATTTTTTCGAAACGTTTGATTGGGGCAAAATCACCACAAAATATCAATGAAACCATTTAATCACCTTATTGTATTTTTTAAGTTAACTCATCATATCCATTAATAAGGATTTGCATTACTTGGGATTATGAATTTTAGGGAATTCTTTTATTTAATAATTATAATTCTTAAACTTGTTAATGGATGTATAGTTTTCGGGTTTAGAATAAACTTTAACATAAAAATATCAACACCCAATAATTTTATAGTCCCATTGAATCGAAAATAATATTTAAATCAATCTTTAAAGTAAGTGTAGATGAATTTTAAAAAATAAAATTTGAATATATTATTTTGATTACAAAAATAAAAATTAGGTGCAGAAATGTATCAAAAAATATTAGAGAAGATTAAAAACAAGAAATCAACCATTTGTGTTGTGGGATTGGGCTATGTTGGCCTCCCAACAGCCATATTCTTTGCAGAAAATGGTTTTAATGTAATTGGGGTAGATGTTAATGAGAAGAAACTTAACATGATAAATAAGGGGATTTCACCTTTAGGGGAGCTGGGTTTAGATGAAAGGCTCCTTAAAGTTGTTCAAGATAAAAAATTGGTCGCTAAATCAAACCTCACAGGTGCTACTCGAAAATCTAATATTATTTTACTTATTGTACCAACACCAGTAACTTCATCCAAAGATCCTGACTTATCTTACATAATATCTGCTGGTAGAGATATTGTCAAAGGGCTGGATAGGGGCAAATTGGTTGTATTGGAATCAACTGTTTATCCGGGTGTAACTGAAGAAACTCTTCAACCTATTTTGGAATCTCAAGGACTTAAAGCGGGTGTAGATTTTGGGTTGGCATATTGTCCTGAACGTTACAATCCTGGAGATGATGCACATTCTCTTGAGAAAGTAGCTCGTGTAATTGGAGGTATAACTCCAGAATGGGCTGACATTACTCATAAACTTTATCAATTCATCATTGATGAAGAAATAACAGTTTTACGTAATATTAAAACTGCTGAAGCTGCTAAGGTTATTGAAAACACCCAGCGTGATTTGAATATTGCTTTGATGAATGAACTGGCCATGATCTTTGAAAAGATTGGTATTGATGTTATGGAAGTTATTGAAGGTGCCAGTACCAAATGGAACTTCAACGCTTACTACCCTGGTGGTGGAGTAGGTGGACATTGTCTACCCGTAGATCCTTATTACTTGGTTAAAAAGGCTAAAGAACTGGGATATCACTCTAAAGTTATAGCTGCGGGTCGCACTATCAATGATTACATGCCAAAGCATGTTTTTGGACTGGTAACTGATGCTCTTAATGATAATGAGCGACCAGTCAAAAATTCAAAAGTGGTTGTGTTAGGTTTATCCTATAAAGAGAATGTGGGTGATGCTCGTGAATCGCCATCTGCAGAGTTAATCCATGAACTCGAGCATAATCAAGCACAAATCACAATAGTGGACCCTTATATTCAAGAAACAGCAGTTTCCGGCATACTGGAAAGTGATGTATACACTGCACTAGAAGATGCTGATGCTATGGTGCTTATGACTGCTCACCATGAATTCAGGGATATCGACTTTGAAAAAGTAAAAAATCTAATGAAAATCCCCATTATCATTGATGCCCGGCGAATATATAACCCTGAGAAATTAAGAAAAATGGGATTCTATTACAGTGGAGTTGGAGCAGTAAACAACTCCCATTAATTCCTCATCAAATTTATTTTAAAATTTTAATATATACTTCTTAAAAATAGATTGGGGTATGAATTTTTTCGTGATTAGACATTATTGATGATTTTTTTATCACTTTTTTGTTGCAAAAAATTTGATAACATTCTCCAGATCCTTTTTGAAATCATTACTGGGACTGTATCCATGTGATGTTATTTTATCGATATCTGCCATGGAGTGTTTAACATCCCCTGATCGGGGGTCAGTGTATTCAGGGTTAACATCCACTTTTAATAGATCACCCATCATACCAGTTAGTTCATTAAGTGTGGTTCTTCTGCCGCATGCTACATTGTAAACTCCCTGCATATTTGTTTCACATGCTAGGATATTTGCCTGAACCACATTCTTCACGTAAGTGAAATCCCGGCTCTGCTCCCCGTCACCAAATATAACCGGGGATTCTCCATTCATAATCGCTGTTATAAATTTGGGAATGACTGCTGCGTAGTGGGAGTTAGGATCCTGCCTTGGTCCAAATACATTGAAGTAGCGCAGACAGACTGTATTCAATCCATAAATATCTTTGAAATTTTGGCAGTACAACTCACCAGTGGCTTTAGTAGTAGCATAAGGAGATTTGGGATTTAGTGGCATGGTTTCAACCTTTGGCAGTACTGGTGTGTCTCCATACACTGATGATGAAGATGCACAAACCACCTTCTTCACATCACAATCACGGGCTGCTATAAGAACCTTCAGGGTCCCTGTAACGTTTGCTTCATTGGACCTTAATGGATCCCGCACACTCCTAGGAACACTGGGTAATGCTGCTTGGTGTAGTACATAATCTGCGCCCTCAAAGATTTCATGAAGATCAATGGCTGTTATGTCTCCCATTATTAAGCTTATTTGGTCAAGATCGAAGTTTTCAATATTTTTATGTTTTCCTGTGGCCTCGTTATCCACTATGAAAACCTGATTATCCGGGTATAATTCTTCCACTATGTGGGATCCTATAAATCCCAGTCCACCAGTTACTACCACTTTTTTGTTTTTAATAATACCAATCTCCGCTTTAATAAAATTTTAGTCAGTTTAAAACTTTTTAAATCTTCTTTCATTAAATTTATCGTTTATATTGTATTTATTAACTCAAAAAATGTTCAATATATCCAGAACTATGAGTTTAGTTTAATATGTATTGTAATTTATTTAATTAAATTCTTTTTTTGTATCGATAATTCTATTCTATTATTAGGGTATTGTTGTTCTTATCTGGTTGTTCTTATCTGGGACACATTTTCTTGGATAGAGTAAGTTGTAAGTCTAAAAATAAGTAGTAAATCTTAAGGGGTTTTTTAATTTTTTCCTCAAGCTTCAATTTGAGTATTCACATACCTAAAAATTGAATCAATGGATATAATAACACATTAAAAGTTCAAAAACCCTCTAATTCCACAAGTGTCATGATTTAAAGTCACATATTTATAATACTACCGACAAATTGTCATGGTAAATCTATTTATTAAATGGGAGGCTTTATTTGGAGAATCTAATCAACAGGGGACAGTTAAAAAAAGAATTATACACGTTCTTAGCCATCACTTTTATAGCAACCTATCTTCTTCAGTTTTATATTTATCATATTGCTGGTTACATACCCTCTCCACCATCACAGGTGTGGAGTACCACCCTGGCATTGAGCATGTTCATACCTGCAACCAGTGCCATTATTTGCATGATCTACTTTAAATCCCGGGCACTCACCAGAGAAGTTAAAATAGTATTCACATTTTTCATCCTTTACGCAGTTCTATTTGCCTATGAAAACTACTGCGGACCAGTTATGGGGAGTGTGATGAATTTACCTGCTCTTTCAACCATCATTGCAGTTGTTGGAATGATAACCGTAATCGTGCTGAACCTGAAAAAGAAGACTCGGGAAGGTCTGTCTGCTTCAAAACTATCCTTCGGTTGCAATCGTAAATACTACCTTATTTTGCCATTGATCATTTTAGGTATACTTATCCTTGAATCGGTTATTCTCTTTTTAACTGGATCTGGTTTGCCTTTGGATGATTTTAACATTTATGAGTTTTTAATAACACTGGCATCCTACTTTGTCATTTATTTCTTTGCAGCATGGACCTTATATTTCGGGGAAGAATTTGGATGGCGGGTGTACCTTCAGGACAGGTTATTCCCACTTCTAGGTGGATATAAAGGTGTTCTGGTGCTGGGAATTATATGGGGCATCTGGCATTATCCCATGAATGCCATGGGATACAACTTCCCCGGACAACCCATTCTGGGCAATGCCCTTATGACATTATTCACCATCATCTTTGGCATTATCTTAAGCTACGCAGTGCTGAAGACAGGGAGTGTTTGGATAGCTGTCATAATGCACCTGATCAATAATAAACTGGCAGCTGTTGTTGCAGTATACATTGCCTATTCCACTGATGCCCTGCTGGTTAATACCCTGAGCTGTGTGCTTCTGGGAATATTTGCACTGGTGCTTTTAAGATCTAAAGTGTGGAGGAAAGCTGGAAACCTTCCAGAAACCCCCTGAAAATCCAACAATACTCCAGTATTTTAACATTATTTTTTTAAAAGGGGACACTAGTTTTTTTAAAAAAGAGAACATTATTTTAAAGGGACATAGATTAAAGAAATCACGGAGTGATGCACATTTCCAAACAGAAATCACATGTAAAATCCAAGGTATCCCATTACACTAAAATAACCTTACTGGGAATAATTTTCATATTAATCGGGGTCTCAGGAATTATTCTCTTTATCCGGACCCTGGAATTACTCCAGGTATCCATACTGGCCTTACTGGCCATTGCAGGAGTGATCATATCTGAATATGGATGGTCTAAACGCAAGATTTGGAGTAAAGGGGCTAGGGGTGAGAAGATAGTGGCCCAAAAACTTAAAAAATTACCCAAAAAGTACACTGCTATTCGGGATGTTAAAATACCAAACATGGGTGGTGACATTGACCACGTGGTGGTGGGACCCACTGGGATCTACGTTATTGAAACCAAAAACTACAAACCCACCTACATCCCTGATGAGGACTGCTGGTACCATACATCCGGCAGAGTATCCGATTTAAACCCGGCAAAGCAGGTGAAATTACAGGTCTCAAAGTTGAATAGTTATCTTGAACCCAAAATGAGAAAAAAATCAGGTAAAGCAGTTATTTTCCCAGTAATATCTCCAATAAACCATAATTTAATCTTAAAAAATAAAATAAAGTCTTATGAAATCATTTACCCTGAGAAACTGGTTCATCACATATCCCACCGGCGGAAAATTCTCAATTCCAGTGAGGTTAAGGAGATAATTAATATCTTAGCTGAGTATGGTAGTATAAATTAGATAGGTTAATATAAATTATATCTGGTGGTATAAGTTAGGTAGGGCCTGTAAGATCTTTAAGTATATCTTTTTATGTATAAAAGGACATAACATTTATTCATGAAATACACTATAATCCTTGAAAAAGAAGAAGAAGGAGGTTACTCCGCTCAATGCTTGGAACTTCCAGGGGCAATAAGTCAGGGAGAGTCTAAGGAAGAAGCCATTGAAAATATAAAAGTGGCTATTGAACTTGTGTTAGAAACACTTGATCTGGAAACTAAAAGGTTAAGTAAAGTCAACGAGATCTCCAGGGTGGAATTGAGTGTCTAAGAAGCTGCCCACAGTTTCTGGTAGGCAAACCGTTAAAGCATTGGTAAAATTAGGATTTACAGTTAGAACTGGTAAAGGGGACCATGTTGTTTTGCAAAAGGATCATCGTGTATTCTCGGTTCCTTTACATAAAACTCTTAAGAAAGGAACCTTGCGGAAAATACTTAAAATAGCTGATGTAACTGTTGAAGATTTTAATGAAATGTTGTGATTTACTTATTCATCTCAATTTGCTAAAATATTATTTTTATCTTGAGAATATTTTTTTTTAACTTTTTCATGACTGATGGAGAAATTATTTAGTGGATAATGAAATAACCTAAATTTTTCCCAGATTTTAAATTATTGGGCTGCATTTTAATCAAAAAGACTTATCCGGAAACAGTCTAATGTATGAACAGTCTAATGTATGAACAGTCTAATGTATGAATAGTCTAATGTATGAACAGTCTAATGTATGAACAGTCTAATGTATGAACAGTCTAATGTATGAACAGTCTAATGTATGAACAGTCTAATGTATGAACAGTCTAATGTATGAATAAAAGGTCATCATAGAAAACATAGCGATCATAGAAAATTTCTATGTTTACTATGAATCATAATGTTCATATGATACACTTAGAAAAATAGAAGGAAAAAAGATCATCATTCTCTTTGAAAATCTTATTCAAACCCTGTTTTCTTTTTTGTTAAAATATTCCAGCTGGTCATTAATAACATCACTGAGACTGCACTCGATCTTCCCACCAATCTTCTGGATCTTACGGTTATCACACAGTACCAGTGGAATCTCGGCTGGTCTGAACCTATCTGGATTAAATTCAATATTAATTGGTCTTGAGTCGGTGGTGACTTTAATACCCTTATCCTGGATGGTGTATTCCAGCTGGTCTTCCAGGATCATCTGGTCCACCCTGGTTTTATCGAATTTTACTCCGAAAAGGGGATCGTTATTCAATTGGGCAGGATTATCAATTGTTTTATCTGCATCACCATTAAGGGTTTCAATCCGGTTTACGTTCCATCCTGCCTTCTCCAGTCCTAGTAATATGTAACTTAAGACCGAGTTGCATCGCATGGATCCCTGGTTGTAAACCTCACAGCTCTGGCCCCGGTCTGCCAGCACCTGGTATCCATGGATAATATCAGTTACATGGGACCAGTCCCGGCAGGCATTCAGGTTTCCAATAGTTATCCCGTCTGTTTCCTCGTATTTTATATGGAAAGATAACATGAACTGGACACCTCTGGATGAGAAACAGATGAACTTTTGGTGTGTATCTGGAGTAAATGGTGTATTAAATACCTTATAATCTTAGTGAACTTAAAGTAACTTGTGTAAATAAATACACTTAATTAATGAGTGTACTTGAAGTAACTTGTGTAAATAGATACACTCAATCAGAGAATAGTGAATTGGTATTCAGTTCCAAGTAGATAAAATAAATATGATTGATTATCCTTAACAAAAATTATTTACGCGTGTTAATTACTTGATTAAAATATATTTTTTGGGATGACCTCGTTGAATATTTATTAAACGAGTTTTAAAATATTTTATTCTGTGGGTTTAGTTTTAACATTGTCTTGTCCTCTGCTTGTCAGGTATCCTCCAAGAGCAGCTAAATATATGATGATGGGATATGCGACGAATCTTTCATTGCCTCCAATACCTAGATATGCAATGAATGGATTAGCATCTCCAGAACCCAGGATAATTAGTAGTAGGACAAGTATAAAAGACATTAAACCCATTACTAAGGATACTATAATCATAGGGATATTCAAGTTTAGTCTGTAGCTGAATAGGGTTGCAAGACTTCCAAAGAGGAATGTTACCAGGGCAAAGAGTAAGTGTGTATTTCCAGTGTATTGTGGGAATAATCCAACGCCTATGGCACCTGCTGAAGAAATAGCAAGACAAACTGAGAAAATACGGGAACCGCCACTTTTGAGGATTAAATAGACTGTTGCAAGGCCTAAAATTCCGAAAAGTATAACGCTAACGTTAAAGATGATGGCTGATGGTTCTACTAGGGGTATGGATCCTCCAAGTGTGCTTAATGTGTTGTTTGCAATACTATACCCTGGAAACTGTGTTTCCGCTAGGTTAACTGCTAAAAGATACTGTAAAGCGCTTATGAATAATATAATTCCTGCAATTTTATAATATCCTGTTTCTTGTTTGTTTTCATTTTGAACATTCATAAACCTCACCTTAAACCTACTCCTTTTGACATATTAACGGATAATTTTCAGATATAATAAGTTGTTTCGTTGAAGTCATCCAAAGAATATATCTGTTAAATAACCCATATAAACCTGTTTTATTTAACAATGTGTAAATTTACTGGGTGGTGCTGCTTTTCATGGCTTTGAGGAATATAGTATTGATTTAGAAACTGTTTAAACTGTTTTAATCAGGAAAATTGTGCTGTTAAAGACAGAGTAAGATTTTTAACTGATTATAGGAATTTTTCATCAAAATAAATCTGGATAACTATTATTTTCATAGTTCCTCAGAAAGAATTAGCACAACAATAACAAAGAAAAAAGGATAATAAAAGAGGGGTAGAAATAATCATGGAAAAATAACTTTAAATCATTTAAACTCACCATTAATGAGTTCAACCAGATAATCTCCATAATCCGTCTTCTTAAGAGTTTCAGCCAGTTCCAGAACAGTTTCTGCATCGATCCATCCATTGTTGTAGGCAATCTCTTCCAGACAGGCTACGAAGAAGCCCTGTCTTTTTTGCAGTGCTTCAATGTAGTTACTGGCTTCCAGGAGTCCGTCATGGGTTCCGGTGTCCAGCCAAGCCATTCCCCTTCCTAGTAATTCCACTTTTAACTGTTTCCGTTTAAGGTATTCCTCGTTAACTGAGGTGATCTCCAGCTCTCCCCTATCGGATGGTTTTACGTTTTTAGCTATGTCCACCACGCTGTTATCGTAGAAGTAGAGTCCTGGTATGGCGTAGTTGGACTTGGGATGCGCGGGTTTTTCTTCCAGGGAGATCACGTTACCCTCTTCATCAAATTCAACCACTCCAAAAGCCTTGGGATCCCGTACGTAGTAGCCGAAGATGGTTGCCCCTTTTTCCATGGATGCTGCCCTTTCCAGTATTTCACTGAACCGGTGACCATGGAAAATGTTATCACCCAGTACCAGGGCCACGTTATCATCGCCGATGAATTCTTCACCTACTATGAATGCTTCTGCTAGTCCCCTTGGTTTTTCCTGAACAGCGTAGGAGAAACTGACTCCCAGCTGGCTGCCATCACCCAGGAGATCCTGATATTGGGGAAGGTCCCTTGGTGTGGATATGATCAGTATATCCCTTATACCGGCCAGCATGAGCACTGACAGGGGGTAATAGATCATGGGTTTATCGTAGATTGCCAGTAACTGCTTGGAAACTGCCTTGGTTATGGGATAGAGTCGGGTGCCAGAACCTCCGGCCAGGATAATTCCTTTCATAATCTTGAACCTCTTTAAATCTTCATCAAATAACTCTTTAAATCAAATAACTCTTTAATATTCTTTCTTCAAGATAACTCTTCAACCTTATTCATCAACCAGTTTTCTATCAGAAAAATGATCTTAATACATCTATCATTAAATTTTATTCATTATCATTTCTAGTTTATAATATTTATTTAATTTTGTTAAACTGGTACAGGAAGTTTTATATTTTTAGGGAATTATCTTCAGGCTTCATTTGACAAATTTTATTAAATATCATATATTAAAATAGTATAAGTGATTGTGATGGTTGATGTCGTTAATAAAATAAGGATCCTGGAAGAACTGGCAAAACTTGGAGGGGAAGATGAAGTATTCATCCTCACAATTGATAAGTTAACCCGTTATAAAATGGATAAACTTGATGAGGATCTTAAGGAAATTGAAGCCCAAATGAGATCATTTGAGGAAGAATATGGTCTGGATTCTGATGAATTCATATTGAAATTTGATAAAGGTGAGACTGAGGATAATATTGACTTTATGGAGTGGGCTTCCCTTTATGATATGAAGAAGAGGATCCACAATAGGCTCATGCTCCTTGAGGGTGCCTAGATTGATTCAGAGTTACTTTTCATCAGTTAAAACCGCACTAATACTCTCAACTGCCATTAAACATTATCATATAACTCGAGAGATGGTAAAAGATCTTGAGGGTTACCTGCGTATCCAGGCATCCCTGGTGGATAACGGTCAGATGGATATTTTTATTTATGTCACTTCCAATTTGAAAATAACTCTTGAAAAGTACAGTTTTCACTGGCAGGATAAGGATAAAAAGTTAGTCATGCGCTGGGATAATGCACCTCATCATAGGGAATTGGAAAACTTTCCCCACCATCTGCACCTGGAAGGAGAAACCCGACCTTCGACAGAACCTCATTTTATGG
This window of the Methanobacterium formicicum DSM 3637 genome carries:
- a CDS encoding NAD-dependent epimerase; the encoded protein is MLSFHIKYEETDGITIGNLNACRDWSHVTDIIHGYQVLADRGQSCEVYNQGSMRCNSVLSYILLGLEKAGWNVNRIETLNGDADKTIDNPAQLNNDPLFGVKFDKTRVDQMILEDQLEYTIQDKGIKVTTDSRPINIEFNPDRFRPAEIPLVLCDNRKIQKIGGKIECSLSDVINDQLEYFNKKENRV
- a CDS encoding DUF998 domain-containing protein, whose product is MNVQNENKQETGYYKIAGIILFISALQYLLAVNLAETQFPGYSIANNTLSTLGGSIPLVEPSAIIFNVSVILFGILGLATVYLILKSGGSRIFSVCLAISSAGAIGVGLFPQYTGNTHLLFALVTFLFGSLATLFSYRLNLNIPMIIVSLVMGLMSFILVLLLIILGSGDANPFIAYLGIGGNERFVAYPIIIYLAALGGYLTSRGQDNVKTKPTE
- the rfbA gene encoding glucose-1-phosphate thymidylyltransferase RfbA, encoding MKGIILAGGSGTRLYPITKAVSKQLLAIYDKPMIYYPLSVLMLAGIRDILIISTPRDLPQYQDLLGDGSQLGVSFSYAVQEKPRGLAEAFIVGEEFIGDDNVALVLGDNIFHGHRFSEILERAASMEKGATIFGYYVRDPKAFGVVEFDEEGNVISLEEKPAHPKSNYAIPGLYFYDNSVVDIAKNVKPSDRGELEITSVNEEYLKRKQLKVELLGRGMAWLDTGTHDGLLEASNYIEALQKRQGFFVACLEEIAYNNGWIDAETVLELAETLKKTDYGDYLVELINGEFK
- a CDS encoding DUF6516 family protein, encoding MPRLIQSYFSSVKTALILSTAIKHYHITREMVKDLEGYLRIQASLVDNGQMDIFIYVTSNLKITLEKYSFHWQDKDKKLVMRWDNAPHHRELENFPHHLHLEGETRPSTEPHFMDVLRELERRLK